Genomic segment of Actinomycetota bacterium:
ACCGGCCCGTCCCCGTCGACACGATGCCCGGGGTCGTGCAGCACTCCCGCGACAGCGTCCGGGCCGAGGTGAAACGGCTGCATGCGCTGGGCGTCTCCAGCTTCATCCTGTTCGGCGTCCCCGCCGCCAAGGATGCACAAGGTTCTGGCGGCTGGGATCCGACCGGGCCGGTCCCCGCAGTGCTGCGGGCGTTGCGTGACGATCTCGGTGACGAGGTCGTGCTGTGGGCCGACACCTGCCTGTGTGAGTACACCGACCACGGCCACTGCGGGCCGCTCACCGCCGACGGGCAGGTCGACAACGACGCGGCGGTCGCCGGGTACGTCCGCCAGGCCGTGACCCAGGCTGAGGCCGGCGCCGATCTCGTCGCCCCGTCGGGGATGATGGACGGGCAGGTGGCGGCGATCCGTGACGGGTTGGACGTGGCCGGGCACGCTCGCGTGGGCATCGTGGCGTACGCCGCGAAGTTCACGTCAGCGTTCTACGGACCGTTCCGCGACGCCGCCGAGAGCGCCCCGGCGTTCGGCGACCGCTCCGCGTACCAGGAGCCGCCCGCCAACCGTCGAGAGGCTCGCCGTGAGGTCGCGCTCGACGTCGCGGAAGGCGCCGACGTGGTGATGGTCAAGCCCGCGTTGCCCTACCTCGACGTGGTCGCGGACGTCCGCCAGCGCTACGACCTGCCGGTCGCCGCCTACCACGTGTCCGGTGAGTACGCGATGATCAAGGCCGCGGCCGACCGCGGCTGGATCGACGGGGCGCGGGCGATGCACGAGGCGGTCGTGGGGATCCGCCGCGCCGGGGCGGACCTGGTCCTCACCTACGCCGCGGGTGAGATGGCGCAGGCGCTGCAGGAGGGATGAGCTGTGAACGTGTTGTACATCGTCAACCGTGGTGTGGGCGACCCCACCGGGGCGTCCGTGCCGTTGCATCTGGCCGCCAACGGATCGCTGGAGGAGGGCCAGGACGTCTCCGTGGTCCTCGCTGGTGACGCCACCGACCTCGCGCGGCCGGGGACGCGCGAGGAGCTACAGGGTGTCGCCGTCCCGGCGCTGCGCGACCTGTTCGCCAAGCTCGTCGAACACGACGTCCCCGTCTACGTCTGAAAGGCGTGCGCGGTCGCCCGTGCGGTGACCGACGACGACCTCGCCGCGATCAACGGCACGTGGGTGTCCCCACCGGACGTGGCGCGCCTCGTCGCCGACCACGACCGGGTGCTCACGTTCTGACCCGCCATCGGCGGGCACGTCGGCGCCGGCCGGTGGACAACGCGGAGACGAACCCCGCGAGCTCGGCCTCCACCCCGTCGGTGTCCACGTTCCAGCACTGCACGTGGCCGGCGTGGGGCACGCGGACGTAGCGGACCAGGTCGGGGCGCCGCCGCGCGAGGGCGTCGCTCGCCGCCACCGGGACGTGATCGTCCGCGGCGCCGTGCACCAGCAGCAGTGGATGACGCAGGTCGCCGGCGTGGCCGGCGTGGTCCAGGTCCCTCCAGTCGATCCCGGCCCGCATCCTCGAGATCGCCATCGTTGCGGGCACCACGACCGGCAGCAGCGGGCGTGGCACGCCGGCACGCTGTGCGCTGCGCCACAGCACCGGTGGCCACTGCAGCACCGGCGCCTCGAGGACGAGGCCCGTGACCGCGTCCGCGTGCGCCGACCGCCGCAGGAACGACAGCACCGCTGTGCCGCCCATGCTGAAGCCGACCAGTAGCAGATCACGCGCGCCGTGCGCCAGGGCGTGGACCACGGCTCCCTCGACGTCCTGCCACTCGGTATCGCCCAGGTGCGACAGACCGTCGGCGCTGCGGGGCGCATCCGCGTCGTTGCGGTAGCTGATCACCAGGCTGGTCAACCCCTGCGCAGCCAGCGTCGGGACGTAGCGCAGGCCCTCCGTGCGACGTCCGCCGCGGCCGTGCACCACCACCGCCCAGGTGCCGGTCGGCACCGTCGACGGGGCGGGCTCGATCCGCCATGCCGGGAAGACGCCGGCGGGGGAGTGGTAGGTCACGTCCTCCCACGGCAGGTGCAGGGTTCGCGGGTCGGCCGGCCAGGCGTGCGCGTCCAGGACGCCATCTCCGGGGCTGGGATCGCCGGTCAGCAGCCGGAACGGGCGCACCACGTCGCCGTCGGTGTTGCCGGGCGCGCCGGGACCGACCTGCCCGTACCCGCGTGACAGCGACAGCCCCCACCGGCCGGGCCATCCCGCGGCCGGCCCGGTGAGGGTGACGGTGTGGTCGTCGATCGCGACCACCCGCACGGCCGCCTCCGGATCGGCGTCGTCCTCCGGTCGGCGGGCGCGTTGCGGTTGCAGGACGCGATCCGCGAACCGCCAGCCGGCCGCACCGGCGGCTCCGACCACGGCGGCACCGACCGCGGCCGACAGCGCCCGTGCGGTCCCCACCACCGACAGGCCTCCCACGTCGCGATGGCGGCAGGGTAGGTGACGCCACGTTGCCAGCGGTAGCGCGCACCTCGCAGTGCCGACACCAACGCGCCGGTTAGCCTCGCCGGCGATGGAGCGGTCAGAGCAGCTGTACGCCCGCGCCCTGCGGGCGATCCCGGGGGGCGTGAACTCGCCCGTGCGCGCCTTCGGGTCCGTCGGGGGGACGCCGCCGTTCCTGACCCGTGGTGTGGGCCCGTACGTGTGGGACGAGGACGGCGCCCGCTACGTCGACCTGGTGCAGTCGTGGGGGCCGCTCCCGTTGGGGCACGCCCAGCCGGAGGTGGTCGCCGCGGCCGCGGCGGCGCTGCGGCGCGGCTCGACGTTCGGTGCACCCACCCGCGGGGAGGTCGAGATCGCCGAGGAGCTGATCGCGGCCGTGCCGTCCGTGGAGCAGGTCCGGCTGGTCTCGTCGGGGACCGAGGCGGCCATGAGCGCGGTCCGGCTGGCACGCGCTGCGACCGGGCGCGCCGTCGTGATCAAGTTCGCGGGCCACTACCACGGCCACAGCGACGCGCTCCTGGCCCAGGCCGGGTCTGGTGTCGCCACCCTCGGTGTCCCCGGGTCTCCCGGTGTCACGCCCGGTGCGGCCGGCGACACGGTCGTCGCTGCGTGGAACGACCTGGACGGCGTCGACCGGGCGCTGGAGCAGGCCGGTGACGACCTCGCCGCGATCATCTGCGAACCGATCGCCGCGAACATGGGGTTGGTGCCCCCGGTGGACGGCTTCCTCGCGGCGCTCCGCGGCCGTGCGGACCAGGCGGGTGCCCTCCTGATCTTCGACGAGGTGATCACCGGTTTCCGGCTGGGGCGGGGCGGGGCGCAGGGGTGGGCGGGCGTCGTCCCGGACCTGACCGTCCTGGGCAAGGCGATCGGCGGCGGCCTGCCGCTGGCGGCATTCGGTGGCCGGGCCGACGTGATGGGTGAACTGGCCCCGGCAGGCCCCGTGTACCAGGCGGGGACGCTGTCGGGGAACCCGGTCGCGGTGGCGGCCGGCCTGGCGCAGCTGCGTCTCCTCGACGACGCCGCGTTCACCCGGCTCCACGCGGTGGCCACGGCACTGGTCGACGGACTCGAACGGGCGTTCGACGCAGCCGGCGTCGTGGCGACGGTGGGACAGGTCGGGGCGCTGGCGGGCGTGACGTTCGGTCCCACTCACGTCGTCGACGACGCCACCGCCCGTGAGGCCGACCACGCGGCCTACGCACGGTTCTTCCACGCGATGCTGCGTCGCGGCGTGTACCTCCCCCCGTCCGGGTACGAGATCCTCTTCCCGTCGCTGGCGCACGACGGGGAACCGGTCCGGGCCGTGGCCGACGCGGCCAGGGACGCCGCCGAGGAGGTGGTGGGGCGATGAGGCCGGAACCGTCGGCCGCGGTGCCGCGTTGGCGTGGCGTGCGGTCGTTGATCCTCTCCGTCCTGGCGCTCGCTGTGGCCATCACGAGTTGCGGCGACGACCCGCAGACGCAGGTGTCGGATGCCGCGTCGGTGCCGCTGCTGGGCACCCTCGAAGCTGGCCAGCCTCTCCCCGACGCCAGCCTGCCGCGCCTGGACGGGGAGGGCGAGCTGCACACCGCCGAGCTCCGCGGAGAGCCAGCCGTGGTCAACTTCTGGGCCACCTGGTGCCCGTTCTGCGTCGAAGAGATGCCGGATCTTGAGGCCGTCCACCGCGAGCTCGGCGACGAGGTGCGCTTCGTCGGCGTCGACAAGGAGGACGATCTGGACAAGGCCCGCACGCTGGCCCGCCAGACCGGCGTGACGTACGAACAGGTCGTCGACGCTGACGGCAGCTTCTACCGGGCCGTGCAAGCTCGGGGCATGCCCACCACCGTGCTCGTCGACCGCCACGGCAGGATCGTCCACCGTCACGCCGGGCCGCTCACGGCCCACGAACTGCGGGCGTTGATCGCGCAGCACCTGCGTCACGTCGACGGATGATCGACCGTGCTGCCGTCGCGCGCAGGCGCGCGCGGAGCGGTCGTTTGTTGGCCGTAGTGGGCCGCTGTAGGCTCCCTGGCCCGCAGGCGACGACGAGGACGGGTTGAGCCTGAGTTGGTTCGTCGATTTCTTCCGGGCGCTGCCGGAGGCCTTCCGCGCGCTCTACGAGTTCGGCGACCCCAGCAACGTCGGCAACGGCTGGTGGGGCTTCGTCATCGTGGCGATCTGGGGAGTGTTCATCATCGGCCTGCCGCTGGCGGTCGCCCACGTCACCTACCAGAAGCGCGAGTGGGTGTCGGCCACCATGGGAGCGATCGCCGGGATGGGCGTGCTGTGGTGGGTCTTCGGCATCCTGCCGTCCGCGTGGATCTACTTCGTCGACTCCAACAAGGAGATCCTCGAGGACAGGATCATCCCCACGTCGCTGCGGATCCCCGTCGGCGGCGGGAACTACCTCGACGTCGCCACCGACCTGTACCAGGTGCTCCGCGACCTGGTCGTGGTCGGCTGGCACCTGGTCGCGATCGGTGCGTTGTTGTGGGCCGCGGTCGCCATCCAGAAGCGCCTGCCCAAA
This window contains:
- the hemB gene encoding porphobilinogen synthase, which encodes MTSPGFPAVRLRRLRRTPGLRRAFTETRLHPADLVAPVFVKDGIDRPVPVDTMPGVVQHSRDSVRAEVKRLHALGVSSFILFGVPAAKDAQGSGGWDPTGPVPAVLRALRDDLGDEVVLWADTCLCEYTDHGHCGPLTADGQVDNDAAVAGYVRQAVTQAEAGADLVAPSGMMDGQVAAIRDGLDVAGHARVGIVAYAAKFTSAFYGPFRDAAESAPAFGDRSAYQEPPANRREARREVALDVAEGADVVMVKPALPYLDVVADVRQRYDLPVAAYHVSGEYAMIKAAADRGWIDGARAMHEAVVGIRRAGADLVLTYAAGEMAQALQEG
- a CDS encoding DsrE family protein, with amino-acid sequence MNVLYIVNRGVGDPTGASVPLHLAANGSLEEGQDVSVVLAGDATDLARPGTREELQGVAVPALRDLFAKLVEHDVPVYV
- a CDS encoding lysophospholipase, giving the protein MGGLSVVGTARALSAAVGAAVVGAAGAAGWRFADRVLQPQRARRPEDDADPEAAVRVVAIDDHTVTLTGPAAGWPGRWGLSLSRGYGQVGPGAPGNTDGDVVRPFRLLTGDPSPGDGVLDAHAWPADPRTLHLPWEDVTYHSPAGVFPAWRIEPAPSTVPTGTWAVVVHGRGGRRTEGLRYVPTLAAQGLTSLVISYRNDADAPRSADGLSHLGDTEWQDVEGAVVHALAHGARDLLLVGFSMGGTAVLSFLRRSAHADAVTGLVLEAPVLQWPPVLWRSAQRAGVPRPLLPVVVPATMAISRMRAGIDWRDLDHAGHAGDLRHPLLLVHGAADDHVPVAASDALARRRPDLVRYVRVPHAGHVQCWNVDTDGVEAELAGFVSALSTGRRRRARRWRVRT
- the hemL gene encoding glutamate-1-semialdehyde 2,1-aminomutase → MERSEQLYARALRAIPGGVNSPVRAFGSVGGTPPFLTRGVGPYVWDEDGARYVDLVQSWGPLPLGHAQPEVVAAAAAALRRGSTFGAPTRGEVEIAEELIAAVPSVEQVRLVSSGTEAAMSAVRLARAATGRAVVIKFAGHYHGHSDALLAQAGSGVATLGVPGSPGVTPGAAGDTVVAAWNDLDGVDRALEQAGDDLAAIICEPIAANMGLVPPVDGFLAALRGRADQAGALLIFDEVITGFRLGRGGAQGWAGVVPDLTVLGKAIGGGLPLAAFGGRADVMGELAPAGPVYQAGTLSGNPVAVAAGLAQLRLLDDAAFTRLHAVATALVDGLERAFDAAGVVATVGQVGALAGVTFGPTHVVDDATAREADHAAYARFFHAMLRRGVYLPPSGYEILFPSLAHDGEPVRAVADAARDAAEEVVGR
- a CDS encoding TlpA family protein disulfide reductase, whose protein sequence is MRPEPSAAVPRWRGVRSLILSVLALAVAITSCGDDPQTQVSDAASVPLLGTLEAGQPLPDASLPRLDGEGELHTAELRGEPAVVNFWATWCPFCVEEMPDLEAVHRELGDEVRFVGVDKEDDLDKARTLARQTGVTYEQVVDADGSFYRAVQARGMPTTVLVDRHGRIVHRHAGPLTAHELRALIAQHLRHVDG